In Sebastes fasciatus isolate fSebFas1 chromosome 24, fSebFas1.pri, whole genome shotgun sequence, the following are encoded in one genomic region:
- the LOC141762729 gene encoding ras-related and estrogen-regulated growth inhibitor — MVPVKLLILGAHNTGKTALCVRFITKRFIGEYDHKKEVTYRCSRAVDQEAVDLEILDIACKESSVASLESSIRWADGFLLLYSITQRLSFLEVPRLKTLIDQTKQSLVVPTVLVANKADLEIGREVTTEEGQRLAKDLRCVFRELSVAEAVLSVEAAVFQLIRLVLDQQRPLPDRRSYMLTVRHALTRKLTRSKTMQW, encoded by the exons ATGGTTCCAGTTAAACTCCTCATTCTGGGAGCTCACAACACTGGAAAAACAG CACTGTGTGTTCGTTTCATAACCAAGCGCTTCATTGGTGAATACGACCATAAAAAGG AGGTGACCTACAGATGCAGCCGAGCGGTGGACCAGGAGGCTGTTGACCTGGAGATTTTGGATATAGCTTGTAAG GAGAGCTCTGTGGCCTCTCTGGAGTCCTCCATCCGCTGGGCCGACGGCTTCCTGCTGCTCTACTCCATCACACAGCGCCTCAGCTTCCTGGAGGTCCCTCGACTCAAGACGCTCATCGACCAAACCaagcagagtctgg ttgttCCTACAGTGCTGGTAGCCAATAAGGCGGACCTGGAAATCGGCAGGGAGGTGACgacagaggaaggacagagactGGCCAAGGAtttaag gtgCGTTTTCAGGGAGCTGTCGGTGGCAGAAGCTGTTTTATCCGTGGAAGCAGCCGTGTTTCAGCTCATCAG GCTGGTCCTGGACCAGCAGCGCCCTCTGCCTGACCGCCGCTCCTACATGCTGACCGTTCGCCACGCTCTGACCAGGAAGCTGACCCGCTCTAAAACCATGCAGTGGTGA
- the ndufs1 gene encoding NADH-ubiquinone oxidoreductase 75 kDa subunit, mitochondrial has product MLRLPNVGRALAGAAKSSLAPSNTVRTPVRAASTMVEVFVDGKPMEVEPGTTVLQACEKAGIQIPRFCYHERLSVAGNCRMCLVEIEKAPKPVAACAMPVMKGWNILTNSEKTRKAREGVMEFLLANHPLDCPICDQGGECDLQDQSMQFGSDRSRFTEGKRAVEDKNIGPLIKTIMTRCIQCTRCVRFASEIAGVEDLGTTGRGNNLQIGTYVEKMFMSELSGNVIDICPVGALTSKPYAFTARPWETRKTESIDVLDAVGSNIIVSTRGGEVMRVMPRLNEDVNEEWISDKTRFAYDGLKRQRLTQPMVKDDSGQLTPTTWEDALTRVAGALQSVQGSEVAAIAGGMADAEALVSLKDLLNRLNSENLCTEEVFPMSGAGTDLRSNYLLNSRIAGIEDCDLLLLVGTNPRYEAPLFNARIRKSWLHNELRVAMVGHNVDLSFSYDHLGEETSVLKELADGTHPFCQVLSTAKRPVVIVGSSALQREDGAAILSTVSAIAQNARTSSGVEEGWKVLNVLHRVAGQVAALDLGYKAGVDAIRANPPKVLFLLGADAGCITRADLPKDSLVIYQGHHGDVGAPMADIILPGAAYTEKNATYVNTEGRSQHTRVAVTAPGLAREDWKILRAVSELAGVALPYDSLEEVRSRLAEVSPNLVRYDDVEEANYFKQANELAQAVNQELVAGPLVPPQLTAKDFYMTDSISRASQTMAKCVKAVTEGAAAVEEPSVC; this is encoded by the exons ATGTTGCGACTGCCAAACGTCGGCCGGGCTCTCGCCGGAGCTGCCAAGAGCAGCCTGGCTCCCTCCAACactg TGCGTACTCCAGTGCGTGCTGCCAGCACCATGGTGGAAGTGTTTGTGGACGGGAAACCAATGGAGGTGGAGCCTGGAACTACCGTGCTGCAG GCCTGTGAGAAGGCAGGAATCCAAATCCCCAGGTTCTGTTACCACGAGCGCCTCTCAGTGGCGGGAAACTGTCGTATGTGTCTGGTGGAGATTGAGAAAGCCCCAAAG CCGGTAGCAGCCTGTGCCATGCCTGTCATGAAGGGCTGGAACATCCTCACCAACTCAGAGAAGACACGCAAAGCCAG AGAGGGAGTGATGGAGTTCCTGTTGGCCAACCACCCACTGGACTGTCCCATCTGTGATCAGGGAGGAGAGTGTGACTTACAG GATCAGTCCATGCAGTTTGGTTCAGACCGCAGTCGTTTCACAGAAGGGAAGAGAGCGGTGGAGGACAAGAACATCGGGCCGCTCATCAAAACCATCATGACCCGCTGCATCCAGTGCACACGCTGCGTCCG ttttgccAGTGAGATCGCAGGCGTTGAAGACCTGGGAACAACAGGAAGAGGTAACAACCTGCAGATCGGGACGTACGTGGAGAAGATGTTCATGTCAGAGCTGTCGGGCAACGTTATCGACATCTGTCCCGTCGGAGCGCTCACCTCCAAACCCTACGCTTTCACCGCACGACCGTGGGAGACCAG GAAAACAGAGTCGATTGACGTGCTGGACGCCGTGGGCAGCAACATCATAGTGAGCACGAGAGGAGGGGAGGTGATGAGGGTGATGCCCAGGCTGAACGAAGACGTCAACGAAGAATGGATCTCTGACAAGACCAG GTTTGCATATGATGGTCTGAAGAGGCAGAGGTTGACTCAACCAATGGTGAAGGATGATTCAGGTCAGCTGACCCCGACCACCTGGGAGGACGCTCTCACTCGCGTCGCTGGAGCA ctgcagAGTGTGCAGGGAAGCGAGGTAGCAGCCATCGCAGGAGGGATGGCCGACGCTGAAGCTCTGGTGTCCCTCAAAGACCTCCTCAACAGACTCAACTCAGAGAACCTCTGCACTGAGGAGGTCTTCCCCATGTCGGGAGCAGG caCCGACCTGCGCTCCAACTACCTGTTGAACTCCCGCATCGCCGGCATCGAGGACTGCGACCTGCTGCTGCTCGTAGGAACCAACCCGCGCTACGAAGCCCCGCTGTTCAACGCCCGAATCCGCAAGAG TTGGCTCCACAATGAGCTGCGTGTTGCCATGGTGGGTCACAATGTTGATCTGAGTTTCTCCTACGATCACCTGGGAGAGGAGACGTCCGTACTGAAGGAGCTGGCTGACGGCACGCACCCCTTCTGCCAG GTCCTGTCGACTGCTAAGCGTCCGGTAGTGATCGTGGGCAGCAGcgctctgcagagagaagacGGAGCCGCGATTTTGAGCACCGTCTCCGCCATCGCACAGAACGCCAGAACCAGCAGTGGAGTGGAAGAGGGCTGGAAAGTCCTCAACGTCCTGCACAG agTGGCCGGTCAGGTGGCTGCGTTGGACCTGGGCTACAAGGCCGGCGTGGACGCCATCAGGGCAAATCCACCCAAGGTCCTGTTCCTGCTGGGAGCTGACGCCGGCTGCATCACAAGAGCCGACCTTCCTAAAGACAGCCTCGTCATCTACcagg GTCACCATGGCGACGTAGGAGCACCGATGGCAGACATCATCCTACCCGGTGCTGCGTACACGGAGAAAAACGCCACCTACGTGAACACCGAGGGAAGGAGCCAGCACACACGGGTGGCGGTCACCGCTCCTGGGTTGGCCAGAGAGGACTGGAAGATCCTCAGGGCCGTATCTGAG CTGGCCGGCGTGGCGCTGCCCTACGACTCTCTGGAGGAGGTCCGATCCAGACTAGCCGAGGTGTCTCCTAATCTGGTCCGTTACGACGACGTAGAGGAGGCAAACTACTTCAAGCAGGCTAATGAACTCgcccag GCTGTGAACCAGGAGCTCGTAGCAGGTCCTCTGGTGCCGCCTCAGCTAACGGCAAAGGACTTCTACATGACAG ACTCTATCAGCAGGGCGTCCCAGACGATGGCCAAATGCGTCAAAGCCGTGACGGAAGGAGCCGCCGCCGTCGAAGAGCCGTCAGTTTGCTGA
- the unc50 gene encoding protein unc-50 homolog has product MLPTTTPNSNGALGARDAARHTAGAKRYKYLRRLFHFRQMDFEFALWQMLYLFTSPQRVYRNFHYRKQTKDQWARDDPAFLALLSIWLCVSTIGFGLVLDMGVVETLKLLLWVVFVDCIGVGLLISTLMWVITNKYLLKQPSKNFDVEWGYAFDVHLNAFYPLLVILHFLQLFFINHIAVINADWFVGYFVGNTFWLISIGYYLYITFLGYNALPFLKNTVALLYPFALLGLIYVLSISLGWNFTRGLCWFYKYRVQ; this is encoded by the exons ATGTTGCCGACCACCACGCCGAACAGCAACGGCGCCCTCGGTGCAAGGGACGCTGCACGTCACACGGCAGGCGCCAAACGCTACAAGTACCTGCGGCGGCTGTTCCATTTCCGACAGATGGACTTTGAATTTGCCCTGTGGCAGATGCTTTACTTGTTTACGTCACCGCAGAGAGTCTACCGCAACTTCCACTACAGGAAACAGACCAAGGACCAGTGGGCCAGGGACGACCCGGCTTTCCTTGCGCTGCTCAGCATCTGGCTATGTG TGTCGACAATAGGCTTTGGTCTGGTGCTGGACATGGGAGTCGTGGAGActctgaagctgctgctgtgggTGGTCTTTGTTGACTGTATAGGAGTCGGTCTTCTCATATCAACCCTCATGTG GGTTATCACCAACAAGTACCTGCTGAAACAACCCAGCAAAAATTTTGATGTGGAGTGGGGCTACGCGTTTGACGTTCACCTCAATGCCTTCTACCCGCTTCTAGTCATCCTGCATTTCCTGCAGCTCTTCTTCATCAACC ATATTGCGGTAATAAACGCCGACTGGTTCGTGGGATACTTTGTCGGGAACACTTTTTGGCTGATCTCCATCGGTTATTATCTCTACATCACGTTCTTAGGGTACAACG CTCTCCCCTTCCTGAAGAACACTGTGGCGCTGCTCTACCCCTTCGCTCTGCTCGGCCTCATCTACgtgctctccatctctctgggCTGGAACTTCACTCGGGGGCTGTGCTGGTTTTACAAGTACAGGGTCCAGTAG